From one Agrobacterium fabrum str. C58 genomic stretch:
- a CDS encoding ABC transporter ATP-binding protein, producing MPAPDSSPILSVRNLNVRFGRNSIPAVSDVSFDVGRERVGIVGESGSGKSTTGRAAMRLLPKSATVTAERMDFLSQPLLEKSERQMGAIRGSEMALIMQDPRYSLNPVLPIGKQVAEAAEMHLALKGAAARDAARNMLLRVRISDPDRVMGLYPHQISGGMGQRVMIAMMLLAKPKLVIADEPTSALDVSVRKDVLLLLDEMVRENDAGLILISHDIRMVAAFCERVLVMYGGRVVETLTKLEDAQHPYTRGLIAAMPDPRNPVRRLKVLDRQAIDAEVLR from the coding sequence ATGCCCGCTCCTGATAGCTCCCCCATCCTCTCGGTCCGCAACCTCAATGTCCGGTTCGGCCGCAACAGCATTCCGGCCGTGTCCGATGTCAGTTTCGATGTCGGCCGCGAAAGGGTCGGCATCGTCGGTGAGTCCGGCTCAGGCAAGTCAACGACCGGCCGGGCGGCCATGCGGCTTCTGCCAAAAAGCGCCACGGTAACCGCCGAGCGCATGGATTTCCTCTCGCAACCGCTGCTCGAAAAATCCGAGCGCCAGATGGGCGCGATCCGCGGCAGCGAGATGGCGCTGATCATGCAGGACCCGCGTTATTCGCTGAACCCGGTGCTGCCGATCGGAAAACAGGTGGCGGAGGCGGCAGAAATGCATCTGGCGCTTAAGGGTGCGGCGGCAAGAGACGCTGCACGCAATATGCTGCTGCGCGTCCGCATCAGTGACCCCGACCGGGTGATGGGGCTCTACCCACATCAGATTTCGGGCGGCATGGGGCAGCGCGTTATGATCGCCATGATGCTGCTGGCAAAACCAAAGCTCGTCATCGCCGACGAGCCGACCTCGGCTCTCGATGTGAGCGTGCGCAAGGATGTCCTGCTGCTGCTGGATGAGATGGTGCGCGAGAACGATGCCGGCCTGATCCTCATCAGCCACGACATCCGCATGGTCGCAGCCTTCTGCGAGCGCGTTCTGGTCATGTATGGCGGGCGCGTGGTGGAGACACTGACGAAGCTCGAAGATGCGCAGCATCCCTATACACGGGGCCTGATCGCGGCGATGCCCGATCCCCGCAATCCCGTCCGGCGCCTCAAGGTGCTGGACCGTCAGGCAATCGATGCGGAGGTGCTGCGATGA
- a CDS encoding ABC transporter permease has protein sequence MTDITHTNPVPRRSALSRLSTTTGRTLRKLADEPLGMFGFAILAILVLVAVFAPLIAPFDPASQVLENALQPPSWAHLAGTDEFGRDIFSRLVYGTRITIQTVLSVSIIVGPIGLAIGVMAGFFGGRTDAILMRATDIVLSFPSLVLALAFAAAMGAGLGTAIIAISLTAWPPIARLARAEALVVRNTDYVAAARLYGASPLRILFLYIAPMCIPSVIVRLTLNMAGIILTAASLGFLGLGAQPPLPEWGAMISSGRKFMLDYWWVAVMPGIAILLTSLAFNIAGDTLRDLLDPRHARS, from the coding sequence TTCCTCGCCGCAGCGCCCTCTCCCGCCTGTCAACCACCACGGGGCGCACGCTGCGGAAGCTCGCGGACGAACCGCTTGGCATGTTCGGTTTTGCAATCCTGGCCATTCTGGTTCTGGTTGCGGTTTTCGCGCCACTGATTGCCCCGTTTGACCCGGCCAGCCAGGTTCTCGAAAACGCGCTTCAGCCTCCGAGCTGGGCGCATCTGGCCGGCACCGACGAATTCGGCCGCGATATTTTCAGCCGGCTCGTTTATGGCACCCGCATCACCATCCAGACCGTGCTTTCGGTCTCGATCATCGTTGGTCCGATCGGCCTCGCCATCGGTGTGATGGCCGGTTTCTTCGGCGGACGCACCGATGCGATCCTGATGCGTGCCACCGATATCGTGCTGTCCTTCCCGTCGCTCGTTCTGGCCCTTGCCTTTGCGGCCGCCATGGGTGCCGGTCTCGGTACGGCGATCATCGCCATATCGCTGACGGCCTGGCCGCCGATTGCGCGCCTTGCCCGTGCGGAAGCGCTGGTCGTTCGCAATACCGACTACGTTGCCGCCGCCCGCCTTTATGGTGCCTCGCCGCTGCGCATCCTGTTTTTATACATAGCGCCGATGTGCATTCCCTCCGTCATCGTGCGACTGACGCTGAACATGGCCGGCATCATCCTGACCGCGGCTTCGCTCGGCTTCCTGGGCCTCGGGGCGCAACCGCCGCTGCCGGAGTGGGGAGCCATGATCTCGAGCGGCCGCAAATTCATGCTCGACTACTGGTGGGTCGCCGTCATGCCCGGCATCGCCATCCTGCTCACGAGCCTTGCCTTCAACATCGCCGGCGATACGCTGCGCGACCTTCTGGACCCGCGCCATGCCCGCTCCTGA